CAAGATAAAGGAAATCAAATCGAAAGGAGAAACCGTGGCTTTTGTCGGAGACGGGGTTAATGATGCACCTGTTGTAGCGTTAAGTGACGTGGGTATTGCGATGGGTGGTTTAGGAAGTGATGCCACAATTGAAACTGCTGATGTAGTAATACAGGACGACAAACCAAGTAAAATACCTATGGCAATCAATATCGGGAAGCAGACAAGACTGATTGTTTGGCAAAATATCATTCTAGCTTTTGTGGTAAAAGGTATTGTACTGATCTTAGGTGCAGGTGGACTGGCAACAATGTGGGAAGCTGTTTTCGCAGATGTCGGGGTTGCACTTCTCGCGATTTTAAATTCAGTCAGATTGCAGATGAAAAAATTCGCAATTAAATAGTGAATTTTATTAAGTCATTTGAAGTTTTCGTGTAATTAATAGGAGATATTTATGTTATTAGAAATCGGTTTTGTTGGAATTTTATTTATAATTTATTTAGTTTTATGGAAAACTAAAAGAATGATTCAGAAAAAAAGAACTGGAAAAGATCCAGAAGTCATCGGGAAATCGAAATCGAATTTGCAAGCCTTAATGAATATTCTTTTTAAAGCGATAACCTATTATGTAATACTGATAATCGTAATTCATGCTTTAAAACTTGATTTATATGGGTTAAATGCTCAATTCGATTTCTTGGTTGGAATCGAATGGGATATTACCGGTTTTGTTATTGGGTTGATTGGTCTTTCTTTTTGTTTGTATGCACAAATAAAAATGAAAAATTCTTGGCGAGTCGGTATAGATGAGAATTCGAAAGAGGAATTGATTACTGATGGCATCTTTAGTTTAGTAAGAAATCCTACGTATCTTGGATTGTTTCTTCTGAATTTTGGTGTTTGGATTATTTGGCCGACTCACTTAGTTTTTTATTTAAACATTGTTTTTGTTTTGTTATTTGAAATACAAGTTCGTTGTGAGGAAGATTTTCTAGAAAACTTGTATGGAGAGGACTATAAGTTATACAAAGAAAAATCATATAGATACCTTCCTTTCTTATATTAGAATCACTTTTTCGCCTTTGAAAGAGTCCGGATATTTGGGAGAATCAGAATTGTGACTGATATCCTTACAATTGTGATTCGGGCTATCTTACTGGCAGTTTAATAGTTGTTTGCTGATAGACTCACACTACCAACCGATCTCCTTCTTATCCCGAAAGAACTTTCCAGTCGGGCCACTATCAGGTAAAGTGGCCGCCCATACAATGGTTTCTGCCCCTTTCTCCACAGGCCTTGTGGCACTCGCTCCCCCCATATCGGTTTTTACCCAACCAGGACAAACAGAATTGATTTTGATGTTTTTACCTGCGGCCTCAACACTCGATAGACTTGTGAGTGCATTGATTGCTGTTTTGGAAATGCGGTAAGCGGGATACCCTCCGCCCATTTCAGACAACTGTCCCATCCCA
Above is a window of Leptospira wolbachii serovar Codice str. CDC DNA encoding:
- a CDS encoding methyltransferase family protein is translated as MLLEIGFVGILFIIYLVLWKTKRMIQKKRTGKDPEVIGKSKSNLQALMNILFKAITYYVILIIVIHALKLDLYGLNAQFDFLVGIEWDITGFVIGLIGLSFCLYAQIKMKNSWRVGIDENSKEELITDGIFSLVRNPTYLGLFLLNFGVWIIWPTHLVFYLNIVFVLLFEIQVRCEEDFLENLYGEDYKLYKEKSYRYLPFLY